The proteins below come from a single Juglans regia cultivar Chandler chromosome 12, Walnut 2.0, whole genome shotgun sequence genomic window:
- the LOC109010903 gene encoding protein RER1A-like codes for METAPVGVDDVSPATAISRWSFRVSQRYQHLLDKSTPYVLHRWIAFLMVASVYVLRVYVVQGFYIVSYGLGIYILNLLIGFLSPQVEPEIQGLSEGPTLPTRGSDEFRPFVRRLPEFKFWYSITKAFCIAFVMTFFSAFDVPVFWPILLFYWLSLFILTMRRQITHMIKYKYVPFSLGKQRYDGKRASSTESMNLSKD; via the exons ATGGAGACGGCACCGGTCGGCGTCGATGATGTCTCTCCCGCCACGGCGATCTCCCGGTGGAGTTTCAGAGTGTCGCAGCGGTACCAACATCTGCTTGACAAGTCGACCCCGTACGTGCTCCACCGTTGGATCGCTTTCCTCATGGTCGCCTCCGTCTATGTCCTTCGCGTCTATGTCGTACAAGGGTTCTACATCGTGTCGTACGGCCTCGGAATCTACATCCTGAACCTCCTCATAGGGTTTCTCTCTCCCCAGGTGGAACCCGAGATCCAGGGTCTCTCCGAGGGCCCCACGCTCCCAACACGTGGTTCCGATGAATTCCGGCCCTTCGTTCGTCGGCTACCGGAGTTTAAGTTCTG GTACTCTAtcacaaaggcattttgcaTTGCTTTTGTGATGACATTCTTTAGTGCATTTGATGTACCTGTGTTCTGGCCAATACTGCTTTTCTACTGGCTGTCACTCTTCATTCTCACCATGAGGCGACAGATAACACACATGATCAAATACAAATACGTTCCATTCTCACTCGGAAAGCAG CGGTATGATGGGAAGAGAGCATCCTCAACTGAAAGCATGAATCTTTCTAAGGATTGA
- the LOC108985761 gene encoding small RNA degrading nuclease 3-like isoform X2: MDELFDTAEKKVLVDMVRLAQKHGMKGIKGDWKEFLDFHDKKFGASLSDPTRRSIDMLSAFLKTFTKEDDLKRNLVDQLTKTSADDEIPEQRLVRLTLEHPQYPSDYSFPSNDEEWVVIKLSKKSKVMRSNAMLAVDCEMVLCEDGSEALVRICVVDRNLQVKLDEHVNPGKAVADYRTDITGISATDLKGITCSLADVQKSMKMLLFKGTILVGHSLNNDLKALKMDHARVIDTALIFKYLDGSINRRPSLNNLCKSVLGYEVRKKGAPHNCLDDACAAMKLVLAKIDNGVDKAIPLVQEDVPESEMAKLLLHRIPNNVPPEELHKVIPADFTIELKPSRKVKGDKYSAFAIFKNPHEAHQAYETVKGSQEKDSLGRPQKLVELKLTTGMVTSLYVRKMAPDDSLGQISFKKRAFQAEEAPGASKMLKTNPKTEEDSSNQCCDDLALIERKKQELSKRERGDPNHSCDHLKEIERLKQELIERDVRLTAQDKIITHLRKRLNSRYGKRRPKV; the protein is encoded by the exons ATGGACGAGCTATTCGACACCGCGGAGAAAAAG GTCCTTGTTGATATGGTGAGGTTGGCCCAAAAACATGGAATGAAGGGTATTAAAGGAGACTGGAAGGAATTTTTGGATTTTCATGACAAAAAGTTCGGGGCTAGCTTGAGTGATCCGACAAGGAGGTCCATTGATATGTTGTCTGCTTTTCTGAAGACTTTCACTAAAGAGGATGATTTGAAG CGCAACCTTGTGGATCAACTTACAAAGACATCTGCAGATGATGAAATCCCCGAGCAG AGACTTGTTCGTTTAACTCTTGAACACCCACAATACCCATCGGATTATTCGTTCCCATCAAATGATGAG GAATGGGTGGTTATAAAGCTCAGTAAAAAATCTAAGGTGATGAGATCAAATGCAATGCTTGCTGTTGATTGCGAGATGGTACTCTGTGAAGATGGTTCTGAAGCATTGGTGAGAATATGTGTTGTGGATCGTAACTTACag GTGAAACTTGATGAACATGTAAACCCCGGCAAAGCAGTTGCAGATTATAGAACTGATATTACAGGCATTAGTGCAACCGATTTAAAAGGAATTACTTGTTCATTGGCAGATGTACAG AAATCCATGAAGATGCTGTTGTTCAAGGGAACTATATTAGTTGGTCACAGTTTAAATAATGACCTGAAAG CCCTGAAGATGGATCATGCTAGAGTGATTGACACCGCacttatctttaaatatttggaTGGATCTATCAATAGAAGACCATCTTTGAATAACTTGTGCAAG TCTGTTTTGGGCTATGAAGTTCGGAAGAAGGGTGCTCCACACAATTGTCTAGATGATGCCTGTGCCGCAATGAAACTTGTTCTTGCTAAGATAGATAATGGTGTTGATAAGGCTATTCCACTGGTTCAAGAGGAT GTACCTGAATCTGAAATGGCAAAGCTACTTCTCCACAGGATACCAAACAATGTGCCTCCTGAAGAGTTGCATAAAGTCATTCCTGCAGATTTTACCATTGAACTCAAG CCATCTAGGAAAGTGAAAGGAGACAAATATTCTGCATTCGCTATATTCAAGAATCCACATGAGGCACATCAAGCATACGAAACTGTCAAAGGCAGCCAAGAAAAG GACTCATTGGGGAGGCCTCAGAAACTTGTCGAACTTAAGCTCACAACAGGCATGGTTACCAGTCTATATGTCCGTAAAATGGCCCCTGATGATTCCCTTGGCCAAAtatcattcaagaagagagcTTTCCAAGCTGAGGAAGCCCCAGGTGCATCCAAGATGCTAAAGACCAATCCGAAAACTGAAGAGGATTCCTCAAATCAGTGCTGTGACGACTTGGCACTgattgaaagaaagaaacaagaacttagtaaaagagagagaggagatccAAATCACAGTTGTGATCACTTGAAAGAGATTGAAAGATTGAAGCAAGAATTGATTGAAAGGGATGTTCGACTCACCGCGCAGGACAAGATAATAACTCATCTTAGAAAAAGGCTGAACTCAAGATATGGTAAACGTCGCCCTAAAGTATAG
- the LOC108985761 gene encoding small RNA degrading nuclease 1-like isoform X1: protein MDELFDTAEKKVLVDMVRLAQKHGMKGIKGDWKEFLDFHDKKFGASLSDPTRRSIDMLSAFLKTFTKEDDLKFFAKIMQCHLKRNLVDQLTKTSADDEIPEQRLVRLTLEHPQYPSDYSFPSNDEEWVVIKLSKKSKVMRSNAMLAVDCEMVLCEDGSEALVRICVVDRNLQVKLDEHVNPGKAVADYRTDITGISATDLKGITCSLADVQKSMKMLLFKGTILVGHSLNNDLKALKMDHARVIDTALIFKYLDGSINRRPSLNNLCKSVLGYEVRKKGAPHNCLDDACAAMKLVLAKIDNGVDKAIPLVQEDVPESEMAKLLLHRIPNNVPPEELHKVIPADFTIELKPSRKVKGDKYSAFAIFKNPHEAHQAYETVKGSQEKDSLGRPQKLVELKLTTGMVTSLYVRKMAPDDSLGQISFKKRAFQAEEAPGASKMLKTNPKTEEDSSNQCCDDLALIERKKQELSKRERGDPNHSCDHLKEIERLKQELIERDVRLTAQDKIITHLRKRLNSRYGKRRPKV, encoded by the exons ATGGACGAGCTATTCGACACCGCGGAGAAAAAG GTCCTTGTTGATATGGTGAGGTTGGCCCAAAAACATGGAATGAAGGGTATTAAAGGAGACTGGAAGGAATTTTTGGATTTTCATGACAAAAAGTTCGGGGCTAGCTTGAGTGATCCGACAAGGAGGTCCATTGATATGTTGTCTGCTTTTCTGAAGACTTTCACTAAAGAGGATGATTTGAAG TTTTTTGCTAAAATAATGCAATGCCATTTAAAGCGCAACCTTGTGGATCAACTTACAAAGACATCTGCAGATGATGAAATCCCCGAGCAG AGACTTGTTCGTTTAACTCTTGAACACCCACAATACCCATCGGATTATTCGTTCCCATCAAATGATGAG GAATGGGTGGTTATAAAGCTCAGTAAAAAATCTAAGGTGATGAGATCAAATGCAATGCTTGCTGTTGATTGCGAGATGGTACTCTGTGAAGATGGTTCTGAAGCATTGGTGAGAATATGTGTTGTGGATCGTAACTTACag GTGAAACTTGATGAACATGTAAACCCCGGCAAAGCAGTTGCAGATTATAGAACTGATATTACAGGCATTAGTGCAACCGATTTAAAAGGAATTACTTGTTCATTGGCAGATGTACAG AAATCCATGAAGATGCTGTTGTTCAAGGGAACTATATTAGTTGGTCACAGTTTAAATAATGACCTGAAAG CCCTGAAGATGGATCATGCTAGAGTGATTGACACCGCacttatctttaaatatttggaTGGATCTATCAATAGAAGACCATCTTTGAATAACTTGTGCAAG TCTGTTTTGGGCTATGAAGTTCGGAAGAAGGGTGCTCCACACAATTGTCTAGATGATGCCTGTGCCGCAATGAAACTTGTTCTTGCTAAGATAGATAATGGTGTTGATAAGGCTATTCCACTGGTTCAAGAGGAT GTACCTGAATCTGAAATGGCAAAGCTACTTCTCCACAGGATACCAAACAATGTGCCTCCTGAAGAGTTGCATAAAGTCATTCCTGCAGATTTTACCATTGAACTCAAG CCATCTAGGAAAGTGAAAGGAGACAAATATTCTGCATTCGCTATATTCAAGAATCCACATGAGGCACATCAAGCATACGAAACTGTCAAAGGCAGCCAAGAAAAG GACTCATTGGGGAGGCCTCAGAAACTTGTCGAACTTAAGCTCACAACAGGCATGGTTACCAGTCTATATGTCCGTAAAATGGCCCCTGATGATTCCCTTGGCCAAAtatcattcaagaagagagcTTTCCAAGCTGAGGAAGCCCCAGGTGCATCCAAGATGCTAAAGACCAATCCGAAAACTGAAGAGGATTCCTCAAATCAGTGCTGTGACGACTTGGCACTgattgaaagaaagaaacaagaacttagtaaaagagagagaggagatccAAATCACAGTTGTGATCACTTGAAAGAGATTGAAAGATTGAAGCAAGAATTGATTGAAAGGGATGTTCGACTCACCGCGCAGGACAAGATAATAACTCATCTTAGAAAAAGGCTGAACTCAAGATATGGTAAACGTCGCCCTAAAGTATAG